In one Syntrophales bacterium genomic region, the following are encoded:
- a CDS encoding manganese efflux pump MntP family protein, whose amino-acid sequence MNFSTLFVIAFSLGMDAFSVAFGVGAIKNKELLMSTLRISVSFGMFQFAMPILGWSGGKLITDLIGGFDHWIAFGLLTYVGFRMIREGMASNEDEKWMYNDPTKGFTLFLLSIATSIDAFAVGLSFAFLKVEILYSSIVIGVMCSIMTASGMLIGSRLGNIMGKRAAIVGGVVLVLVGLKILMEHF is encoded by the coding sequence GTGAACTTTTCAACATTATTTGTCATTGCCTTCAGCTTGGGAATGGATGCATTTTCAGTTGCCTTTGGGGTAGGAGCTATAAAAAACAAGGAACTGTTAATGTCCACTTTACGGATCTCTGTTTCTTTTGGAATGTTTCAGTTTGCGATGCCTATTCTGGGATGGTCTGGAGGGAAACTCATCACCGATCTAATAGGAGGATTTGATCACTGGATTGCCTTTGGTCTTTTGACTTACGTGGGATTCAGAATGATAAGAGAAGGTATGGCATCAAATGAGGATGAGAAGTGGATGTATAATGATCCAACTAAAGGTTTTACCTTGTTTCTCCTTTCGATTGCCACGAGCATTGATGCTTTTGCAGTGGGTTTGAGCTTTGCTTTTTTGAAGGTTGAGATACTTTATTCCAGCATAGTTATAGGTGTTATGTGTTCGATCATGACTGCTTCGGGGATGCTCATAGGTTCAAGATTGGGCAATATTATGGGTAAAAGAGCGGCAATTGTAGGAGGGGTTGTTCTCGTTTTGGTTGGTTTGAAGATTCTGATGGAACATTTTTAA
- a CDS encoding cold shock domain-containing protein, which yields MAEREQGIVKWFNDKKGYGFITRKSGKDLFVHHTAIIAEGFRTLKEGDRVEFSVKKDQRGESAVEVKKI from the coding sequence ATGGCAGAAAGAGAACAGGGTATTGTTAAATGGTTCAATGACAAAAAAGGTTACGGTTTTATCACTCGGAAATCTGGAAAAGATCTTTTTGTGCACCACACCGCAATTATTGCTGAGGGTTTTCGTACTTTGAAGGAAGGTGATCGGGTGGAGTTTTCCGTGAAGAAAGATCAGAGGGGGGAATCAGCTGTAGAAGTTAAGAAGATTTAA
- the rpmA gene encoding 50S ribosomal protein L27, translating to MAHKKGQGSSRNGRDSNAQRRGVKVFGGQRIKAGAILVRQLGTKIHPGRNVGMGKDFTLYALIDGIVKYERLDKNRKKVSVYAEA from the coding sequence ATGGCACATAAGAAAGGCCAGGGAAGTTCAAGAAACGGAAGAGACAGTAATGCCCAGCGCCGGGGGGTTAAGGTTTTTGGTGGACAGAGGATAAAAGCCGGAGCCATCCTGGTACGTCAGTTGGGAACTAAGATACATCCAGGCCGTAACGTGGGTATGGGTAAAGACTTTACACTCTATGCACTAATAGACGGCATTGTAAAGTACGAGAGATTGGATAAAAATAGAAAAAAGGTTAGTGTTTACGCTGAAGCGTAA
- the proB gene encoding glutamate 5-kinase: MSNNIPSRKDIFANVKRVLVKIGSAVLTGANGLDLDIIEHLVDDMVALRKRGCQIVIVTSGAIASGKHRMGIVGVLKSMPQKQAAAAIGQSRLMRVYSNAFSKHGVYVAQILLTMGDLMDRRRFLNIRNTLFTLLDWGVVPIINENDPVATDEIKFGDNDQLAAMIANIVEAHILINLTNTEGLYDRNPAHSKKARIIHLVKEISEDIEEAATPEVSDVGTGGMKSKIIAAKKVTAFGIPYVIAPGKEPGILRELFAGKERGTLFLPEEKPLNSRKYWIAYTLRSRGKIYVDEGAKKAIVEEGKSLLPSGVVGVEGDFRVGDPVLCVDREGRIIAKGLVNYTADECRKIMGLQTSKIEQVLGHKDYDEIIHRDNMVVAGKTGKF; this comes from the coding sequence ATGAGTAACAACATTCCTTCAAGGAAGGACATATTCGCAAACGTAAAAAGGGTCCTCGTCAAAATAGGAAGCGCGGTGTTAACAGGTGCGAATGGTTTAGACCTGGATATCATAGAACATCTTGTGGACGATATGGTGGCTCTGCGGAAAAGGGGTTGCCAGATAGTCATCGTTACCTCGGGTGCCATAGCCTCAGGTAAACACCGCATGGGGATTGTGGGCGTGTTAAAGAGCATGCCCCAAAAGCAAGCTGCTGCAGCCATTGGGCAGAGTAGACTTATGCGGGTGTATTCTAACGCCTTTAGCAAACACGGAGTGTACGTAGCTCAGATACTTCTCACGATGGGGGACTTAATGGACCGCCGCCGTTTCTTAAATATTAGAAATACTCTCTTTACACTCCTCGATTGGGGTGTGGTGCCCATTATAAATGAAAACGATCCAGTGGCAACGGATGAAATAAAATTTGGTGACAATGATCAACTGGCAGCGATGATAGCTAATATTGTTGAGGCACACATTTTGATAAATCTTACGAATACAGAAGGGTTATACGATCGTAATCCAGCCCATTCGAAAAAAGCAAGAATCATTCATCTCGTTAAAGAAATTTCAGAGGACATTGAAGAAGCCGCTACTCCAGAGGTCTCAGATGTAGGAACAGGTGGGATGAAAAGCAAAATCATAGCCGCAAAGAAAGTCACAGCATTCGGTATACCCTACGTTATAGCACCGGGAAAGGAACCGGGAATCCTGAGAGAACTCTTCGCCGGTAAGGAGAGGGGAACCCTTTTCCTTCCAGAAGAAAAACCTTTAAACAGTCGTAAGTACTGGATAGCGTACACTCTGCGATCCAGAGGAAAGATATACGTGGATGAAGGAGCGAAAAAAGCGATCGTTGAGGAAGGGAAAAGCCTTCTGCCTTCCGGCGTTGTGGGCGTAGAAGGTGATTTCCGGGTAGGAGATCCAGTGCTGTGTGTCGACAGGGAGGGAAGGATAATTGCGAAAGGATTAGTGAATTATACAGCGGACGAATGCCGCAAAATAATGGGTCTCCAGACTTCTAAGATAGAACAAGTCCTAGGGCACAAAGATTACGATGAGATCATTCATCGTGACAACATGGTGGTTGCTGGGAAAACGGGGAAATTCTAA
- the obgE gene encoding GTPase ObgE: MRFIDEAKIKVKAGNGGRGCVSFRREKYIPRGGPDGGDGGKGGDVIIRATSAKHTLLDFKYRQHFTAKNGGHGEGNKRTGANGEDLVINVPLGTIVRDASTGEIIADLTEDGQTVIVAKGGLGGKGNARFATPVDKAPRYAQPGLPGEEKDLILELKLIADVGIVGLPNVGKSTFLSRISAARPKIADYPFTTLAPHLGVVSFNDEDDLVFADIPGILEGAHNGVGMGVRFLRHIERTSILFHIIDISQITKEAAWNNYKILNKELSLYDENLAKKPQVVGIGKIDIPETKDKLPAVIDFFGKEGIRVFPFSAITGEGVDLVLREILSKFKELKSQRRRYE, translated from the coding sequence ATGAGGTTCATTGACGAAGCTAAAATAAAAGTAAAAGCTGGAAACGGTGGCCGCGGATGTGTGAGTTTCAGGCGGGAAAAATACATTCCCCGGGGAGGTCCAGATGGTGGCGATGGAGGAAAAGGAGGCGATGTTATTATACGGGCTACTTCTGCGAAACATACACTTCTGGACTTCAAATACCGTCAACATTTCACTGCCAAAAATGGAGGTCACGGTGAGGGAAACAAGCGAACTGGGGCCAATGGCGAAGACCTGGTCATAAACGTTCCTTTAGGAACGATAGTCAGAGATGCGTCAACGGGTGAGATTATTGCCGACCTAACCGAAGATGGCCAAACTGTAATAGTGGCTAAAGGTGGTTTAGGTGGCAAGGGAAATGCCCGATTCGCAACTCCAGTAGACAAGGCTCCCCGTTATGCGCAGCCAGGGTTACCTGGTGAGGAAAAGGATCTCATCTTAGAGTTAAAATTAATAGCTGACGTTGGTATCGTGGGTTTGCCTAACGTTGGTAAATCCACTTTCCTTTCCAGAATCTCAGCAGCTAGGCCTAAAATCGCCGACTATCCCTTTACGACACTTGCCCCTCATTTAGGGGTAGTTTCTTTCAATGACGAAGATGATCTTGTATTCGCAGATATACCAGGTATCCTCGAGGGAGCACATAACGGAGTGGGAATGGGAGTTAGGTTCCTTCGTCACATAGAAAGAACAAGTATTCTGTTCCACATAATCGACATATCTCAAATAACGAAGGAAGCTGCATGGAATAATTATAAAATTCTGAACAAAGAACTTTCCCTATATGATGAGAACCTAGCGAAAAAACCGCAAGTAGTAGGTATTGGTAAGATAGATATTCCGGAAACGAAAGATAAGCTTCCGGCTGTAATTGATTTTTTTGGTAAAGAAGGTATTAGAGTCTTCCCTTTCTCTGCGATCACCGGAGAAGGTGTGGACCTGGTATTGAGAGAGATACTTTCCAAATTTAAGGAATTAAAGTCACAGAGGAGAAGATATGAGTAA
- the uvrC gene encoding excinuclease ABC subunit UvrC, with translation MKSVNKGHAVIERLIVAVPNSPGVYIMKDGDGNYIYVGKGKDLKARLRSYLGNDDRFMIPYLLSKVQDVEIIVTETEKEALILENNLIKEYRPRYNIYFRDDKSYFHIRVDLRETYPRFTLYRRPKQDGALYFGPYPSGASARETLDILQSAFHFRTCSDKVLKRNRPCIEFQIGRCMAPCVGCVDEGNYRKAVLDAIALLEGREKKLLVELERKMMAFAEKEMFEEAAIIRDKLLALNRVIEKQKITSNVYRNQDVYGLYYEEGAAQICILRVKEGKIIGQESPPLIRPVIHPSEVLSAVIQQRYDRSTFIPDEIILPEDIEQRTLLSDWLSEKKGKRVNIKVPKKGKNKNLVEMARRNAENLFKLHLTSEENPADILKLMARVLKLKEVPQRIECFDISNMGGRYAVGSRVLFRDGMLDKSLYRRYRIRLPSGFDDYAMMSEVLKRRFAEDETPPDLVIVDGGKGHLSVTRMVLDEMGHFQVEAVAITKGESRRRRKRDRNAETTVGADLLYVHRRKEPIILKKYPQLNRFLQRIRNEAHRFAINYHRRLRDKEGLESSLVKIPGIGHKRSREILRAFCGLEELKTATSEELQRISGVGKKTAQIILDYLNKKGAE, from the coding sequence ATGAAGTCCGTTAATAAAGGTCATGCAGTGATCGAAAGGTTAATCGTAGCTGTTCCCAATAGCCCCGGCGTGTATATAATGAAGGATGGTGACGGTAACTATATATACGTTGGTAAAGGGAAAGATTTGAAAGCTCGTCTGAGGTCTTACCTAGGAAATGACGACCGTTTTATGATTCCTTATCTTCTTTCCAAAGTTCAGGATGTGGAAATAATTGTGACCGAAACGGAAAAAGAGGCTCTCATATTGGAGAACAATCTAATAAAGGAATACCGTCCTCGATATAACATCTATTTTCGTGACGATAAATCCTATTTTCATATCCGTGTAGACCTTAGAGAGACCTACCCGCGGTTCACCCTTTACCGGCGTCCAAAACAGGATGGTGCCCTGTACTTTGGTCCGTATCCTTCAGGGGCGTCAGCCCGGGAAACACTTGATATCCTTCAATCTGCTTTTCATTTTCGCACTTGTTCAGATAAAGTTCTAAAAAGAAATCGACCATGCATAGAGTTTCAAATAGGGAGATGTATGGCCCCCTGTGTGGGTTGCGTGGATGAAGGAAATTATCGGAAGGCTGTATTGGATGCTATTGCTCTTCTCGAAGGCCGCGAAAAGAAATTACTGGTGGAGCTTGAGAGAAAAATGATGGCTTTTGCAGAGAAGGAAATGTTCGAGGAAGCAGCGATTATCAGAGATAAACTTCTAGCTCTCAACCGTGTTATCGAAAAGCAGAAAATAACCTCCAACGTTTACCGGAACCAGGATGTTTATGGTCTGTATTACGAAGAAGGTGCAGCGCAGATATGTATTCTTAGGGTTAAAGAAGGTAAAATTATTGGCCAGGAATCACCCCCGCTAATTAGGCCGGTAATCCATCCTTCGGAGGTTCTTTCAGCGGTTATTCAACAACGTTACGATAGAAGTACGTTTATACCAGATGAAATTATCCTGCCTGAGGACATAGAACAGAGGACCCTATTATCTGATTGGTTGAGTGAAAAGAAGGGGAAAAGGGTCAATATAAAGGTGCCCAAGAAAGGGAAAAATAAGAATCTTGTGGAGATGGCCAGGAGAAACGCCGAAAATCTGTTTAAACTCCATCTCACAAGTGAAGAAAATCCAGCGGATATATTAAAACTAATGGCAAGAGTCCTGAAATTGAAAGAAGTACCTCAGCGCATTGAGTGTTTTGACATATCCAATATGGGTGGTCGGTATGCTGTTGGGTCTCGGGTCCTATTCCGAGATGGCATGCTAGACAAGTCTTTGTACAGGCGTTACCGGATAAGGCTCCCTTCAGGTTTTGATGATTACGCCATGATGTCTGAGGTACTGAAACGGCGTTTTGCGGAAGACGAGACACCTCCGGATTTAGTTATCGTTGATGGAGGAAAAGGACACCTTTCCGTTACCCGTATGGTTCTTGACGAGATGGGACATTTTCAAGTGGAGGCTGTTGCAATTACGAAGGGTGAGTCTAGACGCAGAAGAAAGCGAGATAGAAATGCGGAGACGACGGTTGGTGCCGATCTTTTATACGTTCATCGTCGTAAAGAACCGATAATTTTAAAGAAATATCCTCAACTCAACCGTTTTTTACAGCGTATAAGAAACGAAGCACATAGATTTGCCATTAATTATCACAGACGTTTGCGCGACAAAGAGGGTCTGGAGTCGTCTCTCGTTAAAATTCCAGGGATTGGCCATAAGCGGAGCAGAGAAATCCTCAGGGCTTTTTGTGGTTTGGAAGAACTCAAGACGGCCACCTCAGAGGAACTTCAGCGGATATCCGGCGTAGGAAAAAAGACAGCCCAGATAATTCTTGATTATCTGAATAAAAAAGGTGCGGAGTGA
- the rplU gene encoding 50S ribosomal protein L21, producing the protein MSYAVIETGGKQYRVSEGDIITVEKIEGGKGDTVIFDRIYMVKSGSEYLIGTPNVRGAQVISEIVAQIKGPKIYVFKMKRRKGYRKKTGHRQRLTQLRIREIRLS; encoded by the coding sequence ATGTCTTACGCGGTAATTGAAACAGGTGGAAAACAGTATAGGGTTTCAGAAGGCGACATTATAACTGTTGAGAAAATAGAGGGAGGAAAAGGAGATACAGTAATATTTGACCGGATCTACATGGTCAAAAGCGGTTCTGAGTATCTTATAGGTACACCTAACGTCCGTGGTGCCCAAGTGATCAGTGAAATCGTGGCCCAGATAAAAGGTCCCAAAATTTATGTGTTTAAGATGAAGCGGCGTAAGGGGTACCGAAAAAAAACAGGACATCGCCAGAGGTTGACGCAGTTGAGAATCAGGGAAATCCGACTTTCTTAA